A single Drosophila miranda strain MSH22 chromosome XR, D.miranda_PacBio2.1, whole genome shotgun sequence DNA region contains:
- the LOC108152990 gene encoding vitellogenin-2 isoform X1 — translation MDAPKQMQDYWHIPRASLASSSSSAISSASSSKSSNKSNSNPPTLANRSQHQQQQQQNSSSSSGKTTSATSAAVTAAAAAAVLAAAKRGSRSSQDSSDSNNSTRSAASGSLLLTAANLERFAEIHKKQERHNKMLMNSTSPTSSSSANYNANLALASNGSTPGKDAVIAIDGHDGAEADPNLHYIKTKDLDTVSIASSMHFTMVNGDNGPPKKPKRGLCDRGRQVTVLIVSMSTIFMLLIMGMVYALEMRARDMPKS, via the exons ATGCAGGACTATTGGCACATTCCACGCGCCTCGCTGGCCTCCTCCAGCAGCTCGGCCATCAGTTCGGCCAGCTCCTCAAAGTCATCAAACAAATCGAATTCCAATCCCCCCACACTGGCAAACCGGagtcagcatcagcagcagcagcagcagaacagcagcagcagcagcgggaaGACTACAAGTGCGACAAGTGCTGCCGTGACCgctgcggcggcggcagcagtgCTGGCAGCAGCCAAACGGGGATCGCGCAGCTCTCAGGACTCCAGtgacagcaacaacagcacgCGG AGCGCTGCTTCCGGCTCACTGCTGCTGACGGCAGCGAATCTGGAGCGCTTCGCGGAGATCCACAAGAAGCAGGAGCGGCACAACAAGATGTTGATGAACAGCACGTCGCCAACCTCCTCCTCATCGGCCAACTACAATGCGAATCTGGCTTTGGCCAGCAACGGCAGCACTCCTGGAAAGGATGCGGTGATTGCCATCGATGGCCACGATGGAGCAGAAGCGGATCCAAATTTGCATTACATCAAAACCAAAGACCTCGACACCGTGTCCATTGCCAGCTCCATGCACTTTACGATGGTCAATGGCGACAACGGACCTCCAAAGAAGCCCAAGCGGGGACTCTGCGATCGCGGACGCCAGGTCACAGTGCTGATTGTCAGCATGAGCACCATCTTTATGCTGCTCATCATGGGCATGGTCTATGCGCTAGAGA TGCGCGCCCGAGACATGCCGAAGAGCTAA
- the LOC108152990 gene encoding vitellogenin-2 isoform X2 produces MQDYWHIPRASLASSSSSAISSASSSKSSNKSNSNPPTLANRSQHQQQQQQNSSSSSGKTTSATSAAVTAAAAAAVLAAAKRGSRSSQDSSDSNNSTRSAASGSLLLTAANLERFAEIHKKQERHNKMLMNSTSPTSSSSANYNANLALASNGSTPGKDAVIAIDGHDGAEADPNLHYIKTKDLDTVSIASSMHFTMVNGDNGPPKKPKRGLCDRGRQVTVLIVSMSTIFMLLIMGMVYALEMRARDMPKS; encoded by the exons ATGCAGGACTATTGGCACATTCCACGCGCCTCGCTGGCCTCCTCCAGCAGCTCGGCCATCAGTTCGGCCAGCTCCTCAAAGTCATCAAACAAATCGAATTCCAATCCCCCCACACTGGCAAACCGGagtcagcatcagcagcagcagcagcagaacagcagcagcagcagcgggaaGACTACAAGTGCGACAAGTGCTGCCGTGACCgctgcggcggcggcagcagtgCTGGCAGCAGCCAAACGGGGATCGCGCAGCTCTCAGGACTCCAGtgacagcaacaacagcacgCGG AGCGCTGCTTCCGGCTCACTGCTGCTGACGGCAGCGAATCTGGAGCGCTTCGCGGAGATCCACAAGAAGCAGGAGCGGCACAACAAGATGTTGATGAACAGCACGTCGCCAACCTCCTCCTCATCGGCCAACTACAATGCGAATCTGGCTTTGGCCAGCAACGGCAGCACTCCTGGAAAGGATGCGGTGATTGCCATCGATGGCCACGATGGAGCAGAAGCGGATCCAAATTTGCATTACATCAAAACCAAAGACCTCGACACCGTGTCCATTGCCAGCTCCATGCACTTTACGATGGTCAATGGCGACAACGGACCTCCAAAGAAGCCCAAGCGGGGACTCTGCGATCGCGGACGCCAGGTCACAGTGCTGATTGTCAGCATGAGCACCATCTTTATGCTGCTCATCATGGGCATGGTCTATGCGCTAGAGA TGCGCGCCCGAGACATGCCGAAGAGCTAA
- the LOC108152989 gene encoding nuclear migration protein nudC produces MSAEEGKFDTILLAVAEKHRGGVPDFLHTLASFLRRKTDFFTGAKQSEWEKLLLDTFRKESSVAIEEHTQKLKAREATKRIKDEKERVEREARQKEIDDNKICDISDEEAAAIIKEEEDKKRQQLLDKASGDSAGGAATLNLDDISKPIEKVNDESEKAEVGKLQPNAGNGCTLEKYMWTQTLQEVELKIPFNVTFALRARDLVVSIGKKTLKVGLKGQEPIIDGELSGEVKQEESLWVLQDSKSVLITLDKINKMSWWNRLVTTDPEISTRKINPEPSKLSDLDGETRSMVEKMMFDQRQKEMGLPTSEDRKKQDILEKFRLQHPEMDFSKCKFN; encoded by the exons ATGTCTGCCGAAGAGGGAAAGTTTGACACCATTTTACTGGCTGTGGCAGAGAAGCATCGCGGCGGCGTGCCCGAT TTCCTCCATACATTGGCCAGCTTCTTGCGTCGCAAGACCGACTTCTTCACAGGCGCCAAGCAGTCGGAATGGGAGAAACTCCTTCTGGACACTTTCCGCAAGGAGTCGTCAGTCGCAATCGAGGAACACACTCAAAAACTCAAGGCCCGCGAGGCTACCAAACGCATCAAGGACGAGAAAGAGCGCGTGGAACGCGAGGCACGTCAAAAGGAAATCGATGATAACAAAATTTGTGATATTTCCGATGAGGAAGCAGCGGCCATTATAAAAGAGGAGGAGGATAA AAAACGCCAGCAGCTGCTTGACAAAGCCAGTGGGGACTCTGCCGGCGGTGCTGCCACCTTGAATCTCGACGACATATCCAAGCCCATAGAAAAAGTGAACGATGAATCAGAGAAGGCGGAGGTGGGCAAACTCCAGCCCAACGCCGGCAACGGCTGCACCCTGGAAAAGTACATGTGGACACAGACCCTGCAGGAGGTTGAG CTCAAGATCCCCTTCAACGTGACATTCGCTCTGCGTGCCCGCGATCTGGTGGTCAGCATTGGCAAGAAGACCCTAAAGGTGGGCCTCAAGGGCCAGGAGCCGATCATCGATGGAGAGCTCAGCGGCGAGGTGAAGCAGGAGGAGTCCCTGTGGGTGCTGCAGGACAGCAAATCGGTGCTCATCACCCTGGACAAAATCAACAAGATGAGCTGGTGGAACCGTCTGGTCACCACCGATCCAGAGATATCCACGCGCAAGATCAATCCAGAGCCATCGAAACTCTCCGACTTGGATGGGGAGACGCGCAGCATGGTCGAGAAGATGATGTTCGATCAGCGCCAGAAGGAGATGGGTCTGCCCACCAGCGAAGATCGCAAGAAGCAGGATATCCTTGAAAA ATTCCGACTGCAGCATCCCGAGATGGACTTTTCCAAGTGCAAATTCAATTAG